One stretch of Miscanthus floridulus cultivar M001 chromosome 18, ASM1932011v1, whole genome shotgun sequence DNA includes these proteins:
- the LOC136523034 gene encoding putative transcription factor bHLH041 isoform X1: MDAIFSLAAGTRARVLERAAARIPGCLYICLWAPMITGPLPSSHLFCVDAWITNDGSGRVRAVFDEYRRAFCAIVSGCVPGWAYKDGRPYMELSETDLTSSASLPVQLQFYHEAGTKVRFLDYWCAALHSINGDDDRVADLLEVVVQMAVFMGCDNGEIEVGLSSTSAPAVASHVQHSLLEELMQAAPTVPSSSSSSMPSLSIGSPEYSSFIRSMATSAAASASAATGAAEPSSQELQLHPVVPLLPGLPAPVYGPHGQAPFLDPNNEQAAMTQAILAVISSSAPPPPASIAVPPASSFRAYNAALSPRARPRPGARGQRMIKTAIALMASVQMAMRHRELAEARQHEDASAAAQPPPPTQQQHSSSQLHHMFSERRRRERLNESFQTLRALLPLGTKKDKATVLANTTEYMNKLIAEVSELKDRNRRLETHLGLLPGETQQTPSDDDPPQRVVVDVTTAASTSSSTSCQPQEVCVRVTVRAECDLSEVVVAILARIKEMGRFTVVTVDAQQRSSNHAQVGITLRATGGNDELDETSLKEAVAKAVEDAVARPPSPP, from the exons ATGGACGCCATCTTCTCGCTCGCGGCGGGGACCCGGGCGCGCGTCCTGGAGCGCGCAGCGGCCCGCATCCCCGGCTGCCTCTACATCTGCCTTTGGGCGCCGATGATCACTGGACCGCTCCCTTCCAG CCATTTGTTTTGCGTGGACGCGTGGATCACCAACGACGGCAGCGGTCGCGTAAGGGCGGTGTTCGACGAGTACCGGAGAGCGTTCTGCGCCATCGTGAGCGG CTGCGTGCCCGGCTGGGCGTACAAGGACGGCCGCCCGTACATGGAGCTGTCGGAGACGGACCTCACGTCGTCGGCGTCGCTGCCCGTGCAGCTGCAGTTCTACCAC GAAGCCGGCACGAAGGTACGTTTTCTCGATTATTGGTGCGCTGCATTGCATTCCATAAATGGAGACGACGACCGTGTAGCTGATCTGCTCGAGGTGGTGGTGCAGATGGCGGTGTTCATGGGCTGCGACAACGGCGAGATCGAGGTCGGGCTGTCGAGCACCTCGGCACCGGCGGTGGCGAGCCACGTGCAGCACTCGCTCCTGGAGGAGCTCATGCAGGCAGCGCCAACGGTGCCTTCGTCTTCGTCGTCCTCCATGCCGTCCCTCTCCATCGGGAGCCCCGAGTACTCCTCGTTCATCCGCTCAATGGCCACTTCGGCTGCTGCCTCTGCCTCCGCCGCCACCGGCGCCGCCGAGCCATCTTCTCAAGAACTGCAGCTGCACCCGGTTGTGCCGCTGCTGCCCGGCTTGCCCGCGCCGGTATATGGCCCACACGGCCAAGCGCCGTTCCTGGACCCCAATAACGAGCAGGCTGCAATGACGCAGGCAATTCTCGCCGTCATCTCCTCctccgcgccgccaccgccggcgtCCATCGCCGTGCCTCCGGCGTCCTCCTTCAGGGCGTACAACGCGGCGCTCTCGCCGCGGGCGCGGCCACGGCCGGGCGCGCGGGGGCAGAGGATGATCAAGACGGCCATCGCGCTCATGGCGAGCGTGCAAATGGCAATGCGCCACCGGGAGCTCGCAGAAGCGCGCCAACATGAGGATGCCTCCGCCGCCGCGCAGCCGCCCCCGCCGACGCAgcagcagcacagcagcagccagcTTCACCACATGTTCTCGGAGCGGCGCCGGCGCGAGCGCCTGAACGAGAGCTTCCAGACTCTCAGAGCACTGCTCCCTCTTGGAACAAAG AAGGACAAGGCCACGGTTCTTGCAAACACGACGGAGTACATGAACAAGCTGATCGCCGAAGTGTCGGAGCTCAAGGACAGGAACCGGAGGTTGGAGACGCATCTTGGCCTGCTGCCCGGCGAGACCCAGCAAACGCCAAGCGACGACGACCCACCGCAGAGAGTGGTCGTTGATGTGACCACCGCCGCATCGACCTCGAGTTCAACGTCCTGTCAACCTCAGGAGGTGTGCGTTAGGGTGACGGTGCGGGCTGAATGCGATCTGTCGGAGGTTGTGGTCGCCATTCTCGCCCGGATCAAGGAGATGGGGCGCTTCACCGTGGTGACCGTCGATGCTCAGCAGCGGAGCAGCAACCATGCACAAGTCGGCATCACATTGCGAGCCACG GGTGGTAACGACGAGCTCGACGAGACATCTCTCAAGGAAGCTGTGGCGAAGGCTGTCGAGGATGCGGTGGCAAGACCTCCATCGCCGCCGTAG
- the LOC136523034 gene encoding putative transcription factor bHLH041 isoform X2: MDAIFSLAAGTRARVLERAAARIPGCLYICLWAPMITGPLPSSHLFCVDAWITNDGSGRVRAVFDEYRRAFCAIVSGCVPGWAYKDGRPYMELSETDLTSSASLPVQLQFYHEAGTKMAVFMGCDNGEIEVGLSSTSAPAVASHVQHSLLEELMQAAPTVPSSSSSSMPSLSIGSPEYSSFIRSMATSAAASASAATGAAEPSSQELQLHPVVPLLPGLPAPVYGPHGQAPFLDPNNEQAAMTQAILAVISSSAPPPPASIAVPPASSFRAYNAALSPRARPRPGARGQRMIKTAIALMASVQMAMRHRELAEARQHEDASAAAQPPPPTQQQHSSSQLHHMFSERRRRERLNESFQTLRALLPLGTKKDKATVLANTTEYMNKLIAEVSELKDRNRRLETHLGLLPGETQQTPSDDDPPQRVVVDVTTAASTSSSTSCQPQEVCVRVTVRAECDLSEVVVAILARIKEMGRFTVVTVDAQQRSSNHAQVGITLRATGGNDELDETSLKEAVAKAVEDAVARPPSPP; encoded by the exons ATGGACGCCATCTTCTCGCTCGCGGCGGGGACCCGGGCGCGCGTCCTGGAGCGCGCAGCGGCCCGCATCCCCGGCTGCCTCTACATCTGCCTTTGGGCGCCGATGATCACTGGACCGCTCCCTTCCAG CCATTTGTTTTGCGTGGACGCGTGGATCACCAACGACGGCAGCGGTCGCGTAAGGGCGGTGTTCGACGAGTACCGGAGAGCGTTCTGCGCCATCGTGAGCGG CTGCGTGCCCGGCTGGGCGTACAAGGACGGCCGCCCGTACATGGAGCTGTCGGAGACGGACCTCACGTCGTCGGCGTCGCTGCCCGTGCAGCTGCAGTTCTACCAC GAAGCCGGCACGAAG ATGGCGGTGTTCATGGGCTGCGACAACGGCGAGATCGAGGTCGGGCTGTCGAGCACCTCGGCACCGGCGGTGGCGAGCCACGTGCAGCACTCGCTCCTGGAGGAGCTCATGCAGGCAGCGCCAACGGTGCCTTCGTCTTCGTCGTCCTCCATGCCGTCCCTCTCCATCGGGAGCCCCGAGTACTCCTCGTTCATCCGCTCAATGGCCACTTCGGCTGCTGCCTCTGCCTCCGCCGCCACCGGCGCCGCCGAGCCATCTTCTCAAGAACTGCAGCTGCACCCGGTTGTGCCGCTGCTGCCCGGCTTGCCCGCGCCGGTATATGGCCCACACGGCCAAGCGCCGTTCCTGGACCCCAATAACGAGCAGGCTGCAATGACGCAGGCAATTCTCGCCGTCATCTCCTCctccgcgccgccaccgccggcgtCCATCGCCGTGCCTCCGGCGTCCTCCTTCAGGGCGTACAACGCGGCGCTCTCGCCGCGGGCGCGGCCACGGCCGGGCGCGCGGGGGCAGAGGATGATCAAGACGGCCATCGCGCTCATGGCGAGCGTGCAAATGGCAATGCGCCACCGGGAGCTCGCAGAAGCGCGCCAACATGAGGATGCCTCCGCCGCCGCGCAGCCGCCCCCGCCGACGCAgcagcagcacagcagcagccagcTTCACCACATGTTCTCGGAGCGGCGCCGGCGCGAGCGCCTGAACGAGAGCTTCCAGACTCTCAGAGCACTGCTCCCTCTTGGAACAAAG AAGGACAAGGCCACGGTTCTTGCAAACACGACGGAGTACATGAACAAGCTGATCGCCGAAGTGTCGGAGCTCAAGGACAGGAACCGGAGGTTGGAGACGCATCTTGGCCTGCTGCCCGGCGAGACCCAGCAAACGCCAAGCGACGACGACCCACCGCAGAGAGTGGTCGTTGATGTGACCACCGCCGCATCGACCTCGAGTTCAACGTCCTGTCAACCTCAGGAGGTGTGCGTTAGGGTGACGGTGCGGGCTGAATGCGATCTGTCGGAGGTTGTGGTCGCCATTCTCGCCCGGATCAAGGAGATGGGGCGCTTCACCGTGGTGACCGTCGATGCTCAGCAGCGGAGCAGCAACCATGCACAAGTCGGCATCACATTGCGAGCCACG GGTGGTAACGACGAGCTCGACGAGACATCTCTCAAGGAAGCTGTGGCGAAGGCTGTCGAGGATGCGGTGGCAAGACCTCCATCGCCGCCGTAG